In Treponema sp. OMZ 798, the following proteins share a genomic window:
- a CDS encoding ABC transporter ATP-binding protein — translation MKQIKPESLLSVNLKVIKRHPFFFLAAMVSAFLLQFTAGLFPAFIEKQMFSFFENKIDLPLGVWFIIILMATGFLFTAFAYITMNIGWLFRTKIKKLFVSKMLRAIILQPKEFDTSEAIGETAYKFREDIDQLSSLLTGTFPHFSTSLVIAIVTVVLMFSVNVTFTFIALFLIALNIGIITLLLPKVERRRENSLKAAAATSGFLTAALQSTQEIKTDYKNQNFIDAYFNINQKAAKAALQENIGSSLIKSLFRLGHQLITSAMLIFIALNIETISFSVGDLAFFISLSVSLSNFASSVSDFFVSVKQTKISLERVQDIYTKAENEDEQLDMKNPQEYNIESIVVKNLCIEYPESNFKIEKSFEFHGGEYYFIFGAVASGKSSVIKSMLGITKKAGGEIILNGKIIENPESIFVSPLAVYVPPTPQIFNASLRENILLGVSSEIEVNITEAEIQKVLKITRLDKDLETMPKGLETKIGNLTGGVSGGQTQRIGIARALLCKSKLVVLDDCFTAVDSGLAGEIRKDIAALDDLTVIEISNRKPNLEMIPQIKQLEF, via the coding sequence ATGAAACAAATTAAACCGGAATCCTTATTATCGGTTAACTTAAAAGTTATAAAGAGGCATCCGTTTTTTTTCTTGGCGGCAATGGTCTCGGCTTTTTTGCTTCAGTTTACTGCCGGATTGTTTCCTGCATTTATCGAAAAGCAAATGTTTTCTTTTTTTGAAAATAAAATTGATTTGCCATTGGGTGTTTGGTTTATTATTATTTTGATGGCGACCGGATTTTTGTTTACAGCTTTTGCATATATAACTATGAATATAGGCTGGCTTTTTAGAACAAAAATAAAAAAACTTTTTGTAAGTAAAATGCTTCGGGCAATTATATTACAGCCGAAAGAGTTTGATACTTCGGAAGCAATCGGAGAAACCGCTTATAAATTCCGTGAAGATATAGATCAACTTTCTTCTTTACTCACAGGAACTTTTCCGCATTTTTCTACATCTCTGGTTATTGCTATCGTAACGGTTGTGTTAATGTTTTCCGTTAATGTAACTTTTACATTTATTGCTCTCTTTTTAATTGCTTTGAATATTGGGATTATTACCTTGCTGCTTCCAAAGGTAGAACGCCGGCGTGAAAACAGCCTCAAAGCTGCCGCGGCAACTTCAGGTTTTTTAACGGCCGCATTACAATCCACCCAAGAAATAAAAACCGATTATAAAAATCAAAACTTTATAGATGCTTATTTTAATATAAATCAAAAAGCTGCGAAAGCCGCTCTTCAGGAAAATATCGGCAGCTCTTTAATTAAATCACTTTTTAGATTGGGGCATCAGCTGATTACTTCGGCAATGTTGATTTTTATTGCTTTAAACATCGAAACTATTAGTTTTTCTGTGGGCGATCTTGCGTTTTTTATCAGCTTATCTGTTTCACTTTCAAACTTTGCATCTTCTGTTTCGGATTTTTTTGTCAGCGTAAAACAAACAAAAATTTCTCTGGAGCGTGTTCAAGATATTTATACAAAAGCTGAAAACGAGGACGAGCAGCTTGATATGAAAAATCCGCAAGAATATAATATCGAGTCTATTGTTGTCAAAAATCTTTGTATAGAGTATCCCGAAAGCAATTTTAAAATAGAAAAATCGTTCGAATTTCACGGCGGGGAGTATTATTTTATCTTTGGTGCTGTTGCTTCGGGAAAAAGTTCTGTGATAAAGTCCATGCTGGGAATTACTAAAAAAGCCGGCGGTGAGATAATCTTAAATGGAAAAATAATAGAAAATCCCGAGTCGATTTTTGTTTCGCCCCTTGCCGTTTATGTTCCGCCGACCCCGCAAATTTTTAACGCAAGTCTGCGTGAAAATATTTTACTCGGTGTCAGCTCTGAAATTGAAGTAAACATTACCGAAGCAGAAATCCAAAAAGTTTTAAAAATTACCCGCTTAGACAAAGATCTGGAAACTATGCCCAAAGGCTTGGAGACAAAAATCGGTAACTTAACAGGAGGCGTTTCCGGCGGACAAACCCAACGTATTGGAATTGCAAGGGCTCTTTTATGTAAGAGTAAACTTGTAGTTTTAGACGATTGCTTTACTGCTGTTGATTCCGGTCTCGCAGGCGAAATTCGCAAAGACATCGCCGCTCTCGATGATTTAACGGTAATCGAAATAAGCAACCGCAAACCAAATCTTGAAATGATTCCGCAGATAAAACAGCTTGAGTTTTAG
- the fmt gene encoding methionyl-tRNA formyltransferase, whose product MRILFAGTPSCAVPALNLIAREFDLCGVLTNPPAPAGRNKKMQDSDAALAVKELIKEGVLPEDFPVLMPQKLDDNFRRELAALKPDLLVCFAYGKIFGPKTMALFPLGGINIHPSLLPRWRGCAPVPAAILAGDRLTGITIQTISPQTDCGNILAQIEVPLNNSETTESLLADCSDRCCPLLKEVLSDFENKLKEAAPQDDSKASYCSMLKKDDGLIDWSKPAEEIERKIRAFTPWPGCFTFKNSEKINIIEAHLYDNESNEMTKDKKFGTIPGIDKKHGILVQTGRGILAVSVLQKQAKKKLEWKDFLNGSPDFLEGSFET is encoded by the coding sequence ATGAGAATCCTTTTTGCAGGAACTCCATCCTGTGCCGTGCCGGCCTTAAATCTGATAGCTCGCGAATTTGACCTTTGCGGGGTCTTGACTAATCCTCCGGCCCCGGCAGGGCGGAATAAAAAGATGCAGGATTCCGATGCTGCTCTTGCAGTAAAAGAGCTTATAAAAGAGGGTGTTCTGCCTGAAGATTTTCCTGTTTTGATGCCTCAAAAACTTGATGATAATTTTAGAAGAGAACTCGCAGCTCTAAAACCGGATCTTTTAGTGTGTTTTGCATATGGTAAAATATTCGGACCTAAGACAATGGCTCTTTTTCCTCTGGGCGGAATAAATATTCATCCCTCTCTTTTACCCCGATGGAGGGGCTGTGCTCCCGTTCCTGCCGCCATATTGGCAGGGGATAGACTTACGGGAATTACAATTCAAACGATTTCGCCTCAGACTGACTGCGGTAATATTCTTGCACAGATTGAAGTTCCTTTAAATAATTCTGAAACTACGGAAAGCCTTTTAGCCGATTGTTCCGATAGGTGCTGTCCTCTTTTGAAGGAAGTCCTTTCGGATTTTGAAAATAAATTAAAAGAGGCGGCACCTCAAGATGATTCAAAGGCTAGTTACTGTTCCATGCTTAAAAAAGATGACGGTCTTATAGATTGGTCAAAGCCGGCTGAGGAAATAGAAAGAAAAATAAGGGCCTTTACCCCATGGCCGGGCTGTTTTACTTTTAAAAATAGCGAAAAAATAAATATAATTGAAGCTCATTTATATGATAATGAGTCAAATGAAATGACAAAAGATAAAAAATTTGGTACAATACCGGGTATCGATAAAAAACATGGTATTTTAGTTCAAACAGGAAGGGGAATCCTTGCTGTTTCGGTATTGCAAAAACAAGCTAAAAAAAAGCTTGAATGGAAAGATTTTTTAAACGGCTCTCCCGATTTTTTGGAAGGCAGTTTTGAAACATAA
- the rpiA gene encoding ribose-5-phosphate isomerase RpiA gives MDTSQLKERVAYYAIDTLFSEGKIFDGMKIGLGTGSTAMPAVRRLAKLLSSGKLKNIYAVPTSFQTSIECEKLGIPIYSLSSQKIGGTLDLAIDGADEIDPEKNLIKGGGAALLKEKIIAYNSKEFVVIADNRKKVKSMGKGFALPIEIIPEARLSISKTLEAKGITVVLREGVKKMGPVVTDNGNFIIDVRWPDNAFVDPKALEEDLNKITGIVENGFFTKNTPRVFVVDKDGNIEDL, from the coding sequence ATGGATACATCACAGTTAAAAGAAAGAGTTGCTTATTACGCAATAGACACTCTTTTTTCGGAAGGAAAAATTTTTGACGGAATGAAAATAGGACTCGGCACAGGCTCGACAGCCATGCCGGCAGTACGCCGATTGGCCAAACTTTTATCTTCAGGCAAATTAAAAAACATATATGCCGTGCCTACAAGTTTTCAAACCTCAATCGAATGTGAAAAATTAGGTATTCCCATCTATTCTTTAAGTTCACAAAAAATAGGAGGAACTTTAGACCTTGCCATAGACGGAGCAGACGAAATTGACCCGGAAAAAAATTTAATCAAGGGAGGAGGAGCGGCTCTGCTTAAAGAAAAAATTATAGCATACAATTCAAAAGAATTTGTTGTCATTGCCGATAACAGAAAAAAAGTTAAATCGATGGGAAAAGGTTTTGCTCTTCCGATTGAAATAATCCCTGAGGCCCGCTTAAGCATTTCAAAGACTCTTGAAGCAAAAGGTATAACGGTTGTATTGCGTGAGGGTGTAAAAAAAATGGGACCGGTTGTTACCGATAACGGAAACTTTATAATTGATGTAAGATGGCCTGATAATGCTTTTGTAGATCCTAAAGCCTTAGAGGAAGATCTAAATAAAATTACAGGCATTGTAGAAAACGGCTTTTTTACAAAAAACACACCTAGAGTATTTGTTGTAGACAAAGATGGAAATATAGAAGACTTATAA
- a CDS encoding ABC transporter ATP-binding protein encodes MIMTPHKSFILYFKKFLFNNKILFASLCLFFFSHIGLTLYIPQLFQKFIDGVSGGLGTKSILVIALFYLAFVFFVEVLNTFRNFFMQKLSWSLTKALRSDMLKNLLQLDMGFYHNNPIGELVECVEGDILILSNNISTFVLDVISNIIILLGILIIVFLNSVLLGCIFVICSVISIIMMLRQSKKDTSSLETVRKNMAEVNALVTESITGREELHSLNAKDKILANSDGLHDTSFKNEKKFYRLFTLTMMLSQAITFIEKSCLVVLLFYLLKDAKLSLGQTFMLYNYFVLLEWPLEMLAQNATTFQGLGARINRVFKLYIEKPHISFGNKTLDDKTYSVEFKNVSFAYDERDLILDNLSFKINAGDHCALQGRTGSGKSTLVKLLLKLYEPQSGEILLNGVPVNEFSQKSLAENIGYVSQSIVLFYASIRDNIRMFDESISDEQIKEALKKSGMYEKIMALPGGLDYICEDGAANFSGGETQLLACARLFLKQSKIIILDESTAKLDNTEQEKIQLAFNELIENKTAIIIAHRTETLEKTNVKFLLENGKLSQGEKAELSEGGANETN; translated from the coding sequence ATAATTATGACACCACATAAATCGTTTATTTTGTATTTTAAAAAATTTTTATTTAATAATAAAATACTTTTTGCGAGTTTATGCTTATTCTTTTTTTCTCATATTGGGCTTACTTTGTACATACCTCAGCTTTTTCAAAAGTTTATAGACGGAGTTTCAGGCGGACTTGGGACAAAAAGCATTTTAGTAATTGCTCTTTTTTACTTGGCATTTGTTTTTTTTGTAGAGGTATTAAATACTTTCCGCAATTTTTTTATGCAAAAGCTTTCTTGGAGTTTAACTAAAGCGCTGCGTTCCGATATGCTAAAAAATCTTTTGCAATTGGATATGGGGTTTTATCATAATAATCCTATCGGCGAATTAGTAGAATGTGTTGAAGGCGATATATTAATTCTTTCAAATAATATTTCTACTTTTGTGCTTGATGTAATTTCGAATATTATTATTCTTTTGGGAATTTTAATAATTGTTTTTTTAAATTCCGTTCTATTAGGATGTATTTTTGTTATTTGTTCCGTTATCAGTATTATTATGATGTTGCGTCAATCTAAAAAAGATACTAGTTCTCTTGAAACTGTGCGGAAAAACATGGCAGAAGTTAATGCCCTTGTTACGGAAAGTATTACAGGACGAGAAGAGCTTCACAGCTTAAACGCAAAAGATAAAATCCTTGCAAACTCAGACGGCTTACACGATACATCTTTCAAAAATGAAAAAAAGTTTTATAGACTTTTTACTCTTACGATGATGTTAAGCCAAGCTATAACATTTATTGAAAAATCCTGTTTGGTTGTGCTCTTGTTTTATTTACTAAAAGATGCGAAGCTAAGCCTCGGTCAAACTTTTATGTTATATAATTATTTTGTGCTTTTAGAATGGCCGCTTGAAATGCTCGCTCAAAATGCAACTACATTTCAAGGGCTTGGTGCAAGGATAAATAGAGTCTTTAAATTATACATTGAAAAGCCCCATATTTCTTTCGGGAATAAAACTCTCGATGATAAAACATACAGTGTCGAGTTTAAAAATGTTTCCTTTGCTTATGATGAGCGGGATTTGATTTTAGATAATTTAAGTTTTAAAATAAATGCAGGAGATCATTGTGCTTTACAGGGAAGAACGGGAAGCGGAAAATCAACTCTTGTAAAGCTTTTGTTAAAGCTTTACGAACCTCAGTCCGGAGAAATTTTATTAAACGGTGTTCCGGTAAATGAGTTCAGTCAAAAATCGCTTGCTGAAAATATCGGATATGTTAGTCAGAGTATTGTTCTTTTTTATGCAAGTATTCGGGATAATATCCGCATGTTTGACGAAAGCATTTCCGATGAGCAAATAAAAGAAGCTTTAAAGAAAAGCGGAATGTATGAAAAGATTATGGCTCTGCCGGGAGGCTTAGATTATATTTGTGAAGACGGAGCGGCAAATTTTTCCGGTGGAGAAACTCAGCTTTTAGCTTGTGCGAGATTATTCTTAAAACAAAGTAAAATTATTATTTTGGATGAGTCCACTGCAAAACTTGATAACACTGAACAGGAAAAAATTCAGCTTGCATTTAATGAGCTTATAGAAAACAAAACGGCAATTATAATTGCCCACAGAACTGAAACTTTAGAAAAAACAAATGTAAAATTTTTATTGGAGAATGGAAAATTATCTCAAGGAGAAAAAGCCGAACTCTCCGAAGGAGGAGCAAATGAAACAAATTAA
- the def gene encoding peptide deformylase yields MKVLHLGEETLRKVSKQVEKIDENIRSLIDEMFVTVKKENGIGLAAPQVGENIRLFIVFIDDQKYVFINPEIIETSQEMCVMEEGCLSIPKVYDDVMRPSSVKVQFLNIDGKIKTIEASGLLARVIQHENDHLNGVLFIDRLSEEKKAEAIERFEHKKALFSKKRIRLR; encoded by the coding sequence ATGAAAGTATTGCATTTAGGCGAGGAGACTTTGAGGAAGGTTTCTAAGCAGGTTGAAAAAATAGATGAAAATATTAGAAGCTTAATCGATGAAATGTTTGTTACCGTCAAAAAAGAAAACGGTATAGGCTTGGCCGCTCCGCAGGTAGGAGAAAACATAAGGCTTTTTATAGTATTTATAGATGATCAAAAATATGTTTTTATAAATCCCGAAATTATCGAAACTTCTCAGGAAATGTGTGTGATGGAAGAGGGCTGTTTGAGTATACCAAAGGTCTATGATGATGTTATGCGCCCGTCTTCGGTAAAGGTTCAATTTTTAAACATTGACGGCAAAATAAAAACCATAGAGGCCTCAGGCCTTCTTGCAAGAGTAATTCAGCATGAAAACGACCACTTAAACGGGGTTCTTTTTATTGACCGTCTAAGCGAAGAAAAAAAAGCCGAAGCTATCGAAAGATTTGAGCACAAAAAAGCTCTTTTTTCAAAAAAGAGGATCCGCCTGAGATGA
- a CDS encoding CbiQ family ECF transporter T component produces the protein MDIRPLFSYRRGTSFLHRMPPLLKLLFLFGFTALIFFFPNYVHFYSVFFILLARFIGFSFLDQLRDLKPILPYCLLLLSLHIFSFFIKTESNIKDLLLLVLKLVGLMQISSLFFNTTSSLQLKETPEKILPFKAAALFSLFLFFIPLLFSVWTKLDYAWKARGGKKGFFKFFKLLPIFISEAMYKGKKLMYGLKNRT, from the coding sequence TTGGATATAAGACCCCTATTTTCTTATAGGAGGGGAACAAGTTTTTTACATAGGATGCCGCCCCTTTTAAAATTGCTTTTTCTTTTCGGGTTTACAGCCCTCATTTTTTTCTTTCCTAATTATGTGCATTTTTATTCGGTCTTTTTTATTTTACTTGCCCGTTTTATAGGTTTTTCGTTTTTGGATCAATTAAGGGATTTAAAACCCATCCTTCCTTATTGTCTGCTTCTTTTAAGCCTTCATATTTTTTCTTTTTTTATAAAAACGGAAAGCAATATAAAAGACTTGCTCTTGCTTGTTTTAAAACTCGTCGGTCTTATGCAGATAAGCTCTCTTTTTTTTAATACCACAAGCTCCCTCCAATTAAAAGAAACACCGGAAAAAATTCTACCCTTTAAGGCTGCTGCTTTGTTTTCTCTTTTTTTGTTTTTTATTCCTCTTTTGTTTTCTGTTTGGACAAAGCTGGATTATGCATGGAAGGCAAGGGGGGGAAAAAAAGGCTTTTTTAAATTTTTTAAACTCCTCCCGATTTTTATCTCCGAAGCCATGTACAAAGGAAAAAAGTTGATGTATGGATTGAAAAATAGAACATAA
- a CDS encoding biotin transporter BioY yields the protein MSANFQPSIVTVFVPLFAALIAVSGFIAFPLPGTPVPIVLQNMMPVLASGLLGGLYGTASTAIFLAAGLLGLPVFSGGRGGLAHLLGPTGGFLIGYLAAAAFLILFFRKPGAKDLGFSGKNTGKNTGTFIDFKFINYLKILAASFSGFALIYVFGIARFMQLTRRGLFEALSLACLPYLPGDFIKMILVSFLIYKLRPVSARYFSNT from the coding sequence ATGAGTGCAAATTTTCAGCCCTCGATCGTGACTGTCTTTGTTCCGCTTTTTGCGGCCCTTATTGCCGTAAGCGGTTTTATTGCCTTTCCTCTTCCCGGAACTCCGGTTCCCATAGTGCTTCAAAACATGATGCCTGTTTTGGCATCGGGGCTTTTGGGAGGCCTTTACGGAACGGCTTCAACTGCAATTTTTTTGGCGGCAGGCTTGCTCGGCCTTCCCGTCTTTTCGGGAGGAAGAGGCGGTTTAGCCCATCTTTTAGGGCCGACGGGAGGTTTTTTAATAGGCTACCTTGCAGCAGCCGCTTTTTTAATTCTTTTTTTTCGAAAGCCGGGTGCCAAGGACTTAGGTTTTTCAGGTAAGAATACCGGTAAAAATACCGGCACTTTTATCGATTTTAAGTTTATAAACTACTTAAAAATACTTGCAGCTTCTTTTTCGGGCTTTGCCCTTATCTATGTTTTTGGGATAGCAAGATTTATGCAGCTTACCCGGAGGGGGCTTTTTGAGGCTTTGAGTCTTGCCTGTCTTCCTTATTTACCGGGGGATTTTATCAAGATGATCTTGGTTTCCTTTTTGATTTACAAGCTAAGACCAGTTTCTGCAAGGTATTTTTCAAACACCTAA
- a CDS encoding helix-turn-helix domain-containing protein — translation MTTPIDVQFIAGKDGKPEYAVIPFKAFQALCNHKVREFNEKETIPHEVIKKIHLEDMSSIQAWREYLNFTQTEIAEKMGISQAAYSQMETSKKNRKATLEKIAKAMNIDYLQLQI, via the coding sequence ATGACAACACCTATTGACGTTCAATTTATAGCGGGAAAAGACGGAAAACCGGAGTATGCGGTTATCCCTTTTAAGGCTTTTCAAGCATTATGTAATCATAAGGTAAGAGAATTTAACGAAAAAGAAACAATCCCGCATGAAGTAATAAAAAAAATACATTTGGAAGATATGAGTTCTATTCAGGCATGGCGTGAATACTTAAACTTTACACAAACTGAAATTGCCGAAAAAATGGGAATAAGCCAGGCTGCATATAGTCAAATGGAAACCTCCAAAAAGAATCGAAAAGCAACACTGGAAAAAATAGCAAAAGCGATGAATATTGACTATTTGCAATTACAAATATGA
- a CDS encoding ABC transporter ATP-binding protein, with translation MSEEIISLKNITKTFIQNSFDGVFNFKALDDVSLSVFKGELLLISGANGSGKTLLMSIIAGFVRPSSGLVEVKERCGIVFQDSDLQILGETPEEDILFGLKNITLPAEERNKRLEEALKKTGLTDKRYYSSRSLSGGEKRRLCVAGILAMKFPVIIFDEPYANLDYEGVVQVNALIKELRAENYTILLLSHELEKCYALADRFLVLHRGRKVFDGTPDGGLNQNLKEWSIRPPLFSYTKREDLVWI, from the coding sequence ATGAGTGAAGAAATTATAAGCTTAAAGAATATAACAAAGACCTTTATTCAAAATTCCTTTGACGGGGTGTTTAATTTTAAGGCCTTGGACGATGTTTCTTTAAGCGTTTTTAAGGGGGAACTCCTTCTTATTTCGGGTGCAAACGGTTCGGGAAAGACCCTCCTCATGTCGATTATTGCAGGATTTGTAAGACCTTCATCGGGTCTTGTCGAGGTAAAAGAAAGATGCGGCATAGTTTTTCAAGATTCCGATTTGCAGATTCTTGGCGAAACCCCTGAAGAGGATATTCTATTCGGGTTAAAAAATATAACACTTCCGGCAGAGGAAAGAAATAAAAGGCTGGAGGAGGCTTTAAAAAAAACAGGCCTAACAGATAAGAGGTATTATTCTTCCCGCTCCTTGTCGGGAGGAGAAAAAAGGCGGCTTTGCGTTGCAGGAATTTTGGCGATGAAGTTTCCCGTTATAATCTTTGATGAGCCCTATGCGAATTTGGATTATGAGGGGGTAGTGCAGGTCAATGCTCTTATTAAAGAATTAAGGGCTGAAAATTATACGATTCTTCTTTTAAGCCATGAGCTTGAAAAATGCTATGCCCTTGCAGACAGGTTTTTGGTTCTTCATCGGGGGAGAAAAGTTTTTGACGGAACACCTGATGGGGGCTTAAATCAAAACTTAAAAGAGTGGAGCATAAGACCTCCTCTTTTTTCATACACAAAGAGGGAGGATTTGGTTTGGATATAA
- a CDS encoding PASTA domain-containing protein — MGLGDIADSIESNGKVIVITSLVMLIFFVLISTIVFFVSVKTADQVLVPNIEGEKFEDAVLKLQVKELYPRLQLRFSDNPEDAGKVLEQSPPAGTIVKAGKRINLIVSSGPVLDRVENYVGKTLSDVQQHFAALFTAGRKQLISIKEPVMYKSSSIPAGTILEQNPAPDTKISEGIFIEFIVSKGPENEKVSVPNMEGFKLNDIYSVISRNKLSFKIKHEVNSSLDNPAVVSQSEPADSSVDAYSQMELGIQFPESTEKMIYGVYSPSLPKYPYPVKVVVDAVYPDGKRTELVSFNHQGGKCDIPYGLPQGTVIVLTVLNKQVQMFEVKQ; from the coding sequence ATGGGTCTTGGTGATATTGCAGACAGTATAGAAAGTAACGGAAAAGTAATAGTTATTACTTCTTTAGTGATGCTCATTTTTTTTGTTCTTATTTCTACAATCGTGTTTTTTGTATCGGTGAAAACGGCCGATCAGGTTTTAGTTCCTAACATTGAAGGCGAAAAATTTGAAGATGCCGTTCTTAAGCTTCAAGTCAAAGAACTCTATCCCCGTCTTCAGTTAAGGTTTTCGGATAACCCCGAAGATGCCGGAAAGGTTTTAGAGCAAAGTCCTCCTGCAGGAACTATCGTTAAAGCCGGAAAAAGGATAAATTTAATTGTAAGTTCAGGGCCTGTTTTAGACAGGGTAGAAAACTATGTGGGAAAAACTTTGTCTGATGTACAGCAGCACTTTGCTGCCTTGTTTACGGCAGGCCGTAAACAGTTGATTTCTATAAAAGAACCTGTTATGTATAAATCAAGTTCAATTCCTGCAGGTACAATTTTGGAGCAAAATCCTGCTCCGGATACAAAGATATCCGAAGGCATTTTTATTGAATTCATTGTAAGCAAGGGCCCTGAAAATGAAAAAGTTTCCGTTCCAAACATGGAAGGATTTAAACTTAATGATATATATTCTGTAATATCCCGGAATAAACTTTCTTTTAAAATAAAACACGAGGTTAATTCTTCTTTGGATAATCCGGCTGTTGTAAGTCAAAGTGAGCCGGCTGATTCGTCTGTAGATGCTTATTCTCAAATGGAATTGGGCATTCAATTCCCGGAATCCACAGAAAAAATGATTTACGGAGTGTATTCTCCTTCTTTACCTAAATATCCTTATCCGGTAAAAGTTGTAGTGGATGCCGTATATCCCGACGGAAAAAGAACAGAGCTTGTAAGCTTTAACCATCAAGGAGGAAAATGCGACATTCCTTATGGCCTTCCCCAGGGAACGGTTATTGTCCTTACAGTATTAAACAAGCAGGTTCAAATGTTTGAAGTAAAACAATAG
- a CDS encoding type I 3-dehydroquinate dehydratase: MSTKVCLVLTEKTIEKNLSVLEKYKKFIDIAELRVDYLNQSEILYLRNFPERAGIPCILTVRRKSDGGNFTGGEGARMTIFARGLAFANSDPIKNFSYIDLESDFDSSGIEEAARAFDIKIIRSLHSKLPVKNIVKTLEGLCRFETDIPKFAFRANCLNDVSELFKASKLIQNQEYILSAMGPYGLCSRILSKKLNSQIVYTFTPEYIKKNKLEKELIDPETLEGLYRFSKIDSETAVYGVIGGDVNTSLSPKIHNQGFKHKNLNSIYIPISALSSKEALDFANLLNIKGLSVTAPFKSEIIPQINSISEASKFIGAVNTLVNENKKWFGCNTDVDGFEQALIEFLNEKDLRRYKVAIIGAGGAARAVAEVVKSLHGKACIFNRTAENAQNIAEKYKFKWALLDPINIKQLSVFSGLIIQTTNAGMEPNIDIDPLSFYTFSGKEKVFELIYRPETTKLLKRARAAGCQVCNGYKMLEYQAYHQFKAFAGKEYL; this comes from the coding sequence ATGTCTACAAAGGTCTGTCTTGTTTTAACCGAAAAAACTATCGAAAAAAATCTTTCCGTCTTGGAAAAATATAAAAAATTTATCGATATTGCAGAATTGAGGGTAGATTATCTAAACCAAAGTGAAATACTTTATTTAAGAAATTTTCCCGAGCGGGCAGGAATACCTTGTATCTTAACCGTTAGAAGAAAATCAGATGGAGGCAATTTTACCGGCGGTGAGGGTGCAAGGATGACTATTTTTGCACGCGGCCTTGCCTTTGCAAACTCAGACCCGATAAAAAATTTTTCTTATATAGATTTGGAAAGCGATTTTGATTCATCCGGAATCGAAGAAGCTGCAAGGGCCTTTGATATTAAAATAATAAGAAGCCTCCACAGTAAACTTCCTGTAAAAAATATAGTTAAAACTTTGGAAGGCTTATGCCGTTTTGAAACCGATATTCCGAAATTTGCCTTCAGAGCAAATTGTTTAAACGATGTTTCGGAACTTTTTAAAGCATCAAAGCTGATACAAAATCAAGAGTATATTTTATCGGCAATGGGCCCCTATGGTTTATGCTCACGTATACTATCAAAAAAATTAAACTCACAAATCGTATACACCTTTACCCCCGAATATATAAAGAAAAATAAACTCGAAAAAGAACTGATAGATCCCGAAACTTTAGAAGGCCTATATCGGTTTTCTAAAATTGACAGTGAAACGGCAGTATACGGTGTAATAGGTGGAGACGTAAACACCAGCCTGAGTCCTAAAATTCATAATCAGGGTTTTAAACACAAAAACCTTAATTCGATATACATTCCCATATCTGCATTGTCATCAAAAGAAGCTTTGGATTTTGCCAATCTTCTTAACATAAAAGGACTTTCGGTTACTGCTCCTTTTAAAAGCGAGATCATACCTCAAATAAATTCTATATCGGAAGCTTCAAAATTCATCGGAGCCGTAAATACTCTTGTAAACGAAAACAAAAAATGGTTCGGCTGCAATACCGATGTTGACGGCTTTGAACAAGCTTTAATAGAATTTTTAAACGAAAAAGATTTACGCCGATATAAGGTTGCCATTATAGGAGCCGGAGGTGCAGCCCGTGCTGTTGCCGAGGTAGTTAAATCTCTTCACGGTAAGGCCTGTATCTTTAACCGGACAGCCGAAAATGCACAAAACATTGCAGAAAAATATAAATTTAAATGGGCTCTTTTGGATCCCATAAATATAAAACAGCTATCTGTTTTTTCCGGCCTAATTATTCAAACAACTAATGCAGGAATGGAACCTAACATAGATATAGATCCTCTTAGCTTTTACACCTTTAGCGGAAAAGAAAAAGTATTTGAGCTAATCTATAGACCCGAAACTACTAAACTATTAAAAAGAGCGAGGGCTGCAGGATGTCAGGTTTGTAACGGCTATAAGATGCTGGAATATCAAGCCTACCACCAATTTAAAGCCTTTGCAGGAAAGGAGTATTTGTAA
- a CDS encoding type II toxin-antitoxin system RelE/ParE family toxin translates to MIPIRWSRKASKQLDKIQKADKKQILEAVDTLSGFPYVLNVKALSNHKYDYRLRVGRYRILFNHIEKIHILSIEEVKKRDDNTY, encoded by the coding sequence ATGATACCGATTAGATGGAGCCGTAAAGCTTCAAAACAACTTGATAAAATACAAAAAGCCGATAAGAAACAGATTCTTGAAGCTGTTGATACTTTATCCGGTTTTCCTTATGTTTTAAATGTAAAAGCATTAAGTAATCACAAATATGATTATCGGTTGCGTGTCGGTAGATATAGGATTCTTTTTAATCATATTGAGAAAATACATATATTATCAATCGAGGAGGTAAAAAAAAGAGATGACAACACCTATTGA